Genomic window (Neorickettsia findlayensis):
CTGTTGGGACAAGTATAGGAAAAGGTTTCGCTGGTGTCATGAAAAGGCATAATTTTGCCGGTTTGAGGGCTTCTCACGGTGTTTCTATATCGCATAGATCAGGTGGATCTACAGGGCAGTGTCAGGATCCTGGAAAGGTTTTTAAAGGAAAAAAAATGGCGGGGCATATGGGTAATGCGAGAGTTACCATACAGAATCTGCTAGTTCAGTTGGTAGATGTCGAGAACCGTCTTATAGGTGTGCGCGGGAGCGTTCCTGGTTGCAAGAATTCCTACGTTTTATTGAGAGATGCGTTGAAAAAAGGTGAGTTTGCGTGATGAGTAGTCTAGAGGTGGGAGTTTTGGATTTTGGTGCCAGCAGTCTGGCGGGGAGTATCGCGGTTGATCGTGCACTTATAGAGGTGCCGTTTCGCCCTGATCTGCTGAGTCTTGTAATAAATTGGCAGCTTGCAAAAAGACGTGCTGGCACTCACAAGACGAAGGGTATCTCTGAGGTTAGTGGTACCACTAGAAAACCGTATAGACAGAAGGGCACCGGTAGGGCAAGACAAGGTAGTTTGCGTGCTCCTCAGTTTCGTAAGGGTGGAATTGTCTTTGGGCCAGTAGTGAGGCAGCATGGTTTCTCTGTCAATAAAAAGGTTAGATCTCTTGCCCTTCGTTCAGCTTTATCAATGAGATTTGCTGAGGGTCGCTTGTTTGTGCTCGAGAGTTGCAAGTTGGGTGAGTATAAAGCTGCCGCGTTACTGAGATGGCTTACTTCAAATACCGAGTTATCTGCAGGTAAGAAATTTCTTATTGTAACAGAGGAAAAAAACGAAAGTCTGCTCAGGGCGGCTTCAAATTTACATTGGGTTAAGGTCTTATGGGGATCGTCTGCTAATGTATACGATGTAGTCTTGCATGACTTCGTGCTGCTCGAAAAGGCATCTGTTGATGTATTAGTTGAGAGGTTGCTGAAATGAGGCTCGATTTAATAGGCCCTTTGGTGGTCACTGAGAAGTCATGTTTGCTAAAGGATTCATTGGGAAAGGTTTCGGTTTTCGCGCCTGTCTCTGCGACCAAGCAGCAAGTTAGGTCCCTTTTCTTGAAAAAGTTCAAGGACATAAAGATTCTTGCAGTTAATTCCGTCCTTACTCATGGGAAGAGTAAGCGTTTTAAGGGTAAATCAGGTAAACGCTCTGATAGGAAAAAGTTTATCCTTACTATAGATGGTGGTTCCCAGCTTGATTTAGGTAGGTTGTAGGGTTATGCCGGTTAAGAATTTAAAGCCTTTTAATGCCTCCTCCAGGGGTGCGGTCTTGATTGATTATTCTGGAGTCTGGCGTGGGTCGCCCGAGAAAAAATTACTTGTTCCCAAGAGATCAGGTTCTGGTAGGAATAATGCTGGTCGGATTACCGTTAGGCATAGGGGTGGTAGAGGTAAAGTAAGATATAGGTTGGTCAGTTTTAGTCGTTTTTCGTCTGGTACTCCGCTTTTCACAAAGGCGGTTGTTGAGAGAATTGAGTATGATCCCAATAGAACAGCGTTTATTGCTTTAGTTCGTGATTCCAAGACTGGTCTGCGTTCGTACATTATTGCTCCAGAGGGTCTTAAGAAGGGTGATGTACTTTCAACAGATGTTTTTGATGATATTGCTCCAGGGTCGTGTATGCCCTTAGAAAAGGTACCTCTGGGTACGGCGGTACACAATATTGAGTTGAAACCCGGTGCTGGAGGGCAGCTTGTTCGTTCTGCAGGTAGTAGTGCGCGTGTGATTGCCAGGGATGGGAATTACACACTTGTTAGTTTGCCTTCCGGAGAGAAGCGGTTGATTCTGTCAACCTGTCGTGTTACGATTGGCACGGTTTCCAACGCGGATAGAGAAAATACTAAGCTAGGTAAGGCTGGAAGGTCTAGATGGCTTGGTAGAAGACCCTCCGTGAGAGGTGTTGCGATGAACCCGGTAGATCATCCTATGGGTGGAGGAGAAGGAAAAACTTCGGGTGGGCGTCACCCTGTTTCTCCTTGGGGCTTCTCTAGCAAGGGTAAGAAAACTAGGAATCCCAATAAGTTGAGCTCGAAGTTTATTAAGTCGAAGAAGAGGTAGTGTTTTATATGCCTAGGTCTGTCTGGAAGGGTCCATTCTGCGATAACTATGTTATAAAGTTAGCGAGAAGAGCTAGAGGCAATCCTAATGCTCTGATCAAGATAAGGTCGAGAAGGTCTGTTATACTCCCTGCTTTTGTTGGCTATACTTTTGGAGTCTACAATGGCAAAGTGTTTATTCCTGTTAAAGTGAATGAGAACATGGTTGGTCACAAGTTTGGTGAATTCTCTCCGACTAGGACATTTAACGGACATAGTGGAGATAGAAAGGTGAACAAAAAATGAGAGCTGAGTACAGAAATATGAAATCAAGTGTCCAGAAGATAAATCTGGTTGCTGATGTAATTCGTGGTAAGGGTGTCGGTGCTGCGAGATCGCAGCTTTTGTTTTTGAAAAAGGCTTTAGCTAGGCCACTTTCTAAGGTTTTGATGTCGTCTGTTGCAAATGCTCAAAATAACTTTGGCGTCGATCCAGATAATTTGTACGTGAAGGAAGTTTTTGTGGGTAAGGGAATGTCTCTAAAGAGGTTTGCTGCTCGTGCACGTGGTAGATCTGCTTCTATTAGAAAGCACTACTCGAATGTATCTATATTATTAGGGGTTTTGGATGGGTCAAAAGGTTAATCCTGTTGGTTTTAGGTTGTGGACACACGGTTCGCATGCTTCTATTTGGTATAGTAAGCCTTGCGATTACGCTAGGACTGTTACCGAAGATTATTTTATTACCAAGTATGTGGAAAGTAGCTTTGCTCATGTTGGTATATCCAAAGTGATTATAAAACGAAAGGGTGCAGCTTGTGATATTACACTTTATTGTGTAAAACCTGGTCTGATAATTGGGAGAAAGGGTGCTGATCTTGAATCTTTCAAGCTTAAGTTGAATAAAAAGTTTGGTTTTATTCCAAATCTAAACATAGTCGAGGTAAAGAAGCCTAACAGCAGTGCGGTATTAGTGGCGAAGAGTATTGCTTTTCAACTTGAGAAACGTTCTTCTTTTAGAAGGGTGATAAAAAAAGCCATAGCTACTGTGATGAGGGAGAGCGATGTGAGGGGTGTGAAGGTTGCTTGTTCTGGCAGGCTGTCCGGAGCTGAAATTGCTCGTACAGAAGTTTTTAAAGAAGGTTCCGTTCCTCTGCATACTATGAGGGCTGATATTGACTATTGGGTCGCTGAAGCTCACACGACGTACGGTGTGATAGGTGTAAAGGTTTGGATATACAGAGGTAACATATTTAGGGTATAGTGGTTTTAGCTTGTTATGCTTGCACCAAAGAAATTAAAGCACAAGAAGTTTAGAAAAGTTAGGTTTTCAGATGCGAGTGCTAGGGGTTCTGAGTTAGCTTTCGGGGAGTTTGGTCTCAAGGCAATTGGGAGTGCTAGGCTCAATGGGAGGCAAATAGAATCTGCACGTAGAGTGATAACCAGAATTGTTTCAAAAACAGGAAAGCTTTGGATAAATGTTTTTCCAGGAATTCCTCTGACGCGTAAGCCCACTGATGTTCGGATGGGTGGTGGTAAGGGCTCTGTCGACTCTTACATTTTTGCTATTTCTCCAGGTAGGGTGCTTTTTGAGCTGGGTGGTGTGGACAGGGAAAGGGCTAAGCTTGCTCTATGCAAGGCGTCTGCTAAGCTTCCTTTTGCTGCGAAATTTGTTGAGAGGGTATCTTCTGAGCTATGAGAATATCTGATATTAGAGCTAGGTCTAATAAAGAACTGATGGAATTGCTTTCCTCTATGAGAGCTGAGTTGTTTACTATTCGTCTC
Coding sequences:
- a CDS encoding 50S ribosomal protein L23; translation: MRLDLIGPLVVTEKSCLLKDSLGKVSVFAPVSATKQQVRSLFLKKFKDIKILAVNSVLTHGKSKRFKGKSGKRSDRKKFILTIDGGSQLDLGRL
- the rpsS gene encoding 30S ribosomal protein S19 — protein: MPRSVWKGPFCDNYVIKLARRARGNPNALIKIRSRRSVILPAFVGYTFGVYNGKVFIPVKVNENMVGHKFGEFSPTRTFNGHSGDRKVNKK
- the rplP gene encoding 50S ribosomal protein L16, producing MLAPKKLKHKKFRKVRFSDASARGSELAFGEFGLKAIGSARLNGRQIESARRVITRIVSKTGKLWINVFPGIPLTRKPTDVRMGGGKGSVDSYIFAISPGRVLFELGGVDRERAKLALCKASAKLPFAAKFVERVSSEL
- the rplB gene encoding 50S ribosomal protein L2; this translates as MPVKNLKPFNASSRGAVLIDYSGVWRGSPEKKLLVPKRSGSGRNNAGRITVRHRGGRGKVRYRLVSFSRFSSGTPLFTKAVVERIEYDPNRTAFIALVRDSKTGLRSYIIAPEGLKKGDVLSTDVFDDIAPGSCMPLEKVPLGTAVHNIELKPGAGGQLVRSAGSSARVIARDGNYTLVSLPSGEKRLILSTCRVTIGTVSNADRENTKLGKAGRSRWLGRRPSVRGVAMNPVDHPMGGGEGKTSGGRHPVSPWGFSSKGKKTRNPNKLSSKFIKSKKR
- the rplC gene encoding 50S ribosomal protein L3 — protein: MSRVGLLLKKVGCTSVYDDRLSLIPVTLLQLEENVVLSAEEKDGFVVTKISFGAKKLKKPQLVYLKKLGLERGGKVVEFRVSPRFVPEPLKSLTVEHFRPGQYVDAVGTSIGKGFAGVMKRHNFAGLRASHGVSISHRSGGSTGQCQDPGKVFKGKKMAGHMGNARVTIQNLLVQLVDVENRLIGVRGSVPGCKNSYVLLRDALKKGEFA
- the rplD gene encoding 50S ribosomal protein L4, whose product is MSSLEVGVLDFGASSLAGSIAVDRALIEVPFRPDLLSLVINWQLAKRRAGTHKTKGISEVSGTTRKPYRQKGTGRARQGSLRAPQFRKGGIVFGPVVRQHGFSVNKKVRSLALRSALSMRFAEGRLFVLESCKLGEYKAAALLRWLTSNTELSAGKKFLIVTEEKNESLLRAASNLHWVKVLWGSSANVYDVVLHDFVLLEKASVDVLVERLLK
- the rpsC gene encoding 30S ribosomal protein S3, whose amino-acid sequence is MGQKVNPVGFRLWTHGSHASIWYSKPCDYARTVTEDYFITKYVESSFAHVGISKVIIKRKGAACDITLYCVKPGLIIGRKGADLESFKLKLNKKFGFIPNLNIVEVKKPNSSAVLVAKSIAFQLEKRSSFRRVIKKAIATVMRESDVRGVKVACSGRLSGAEIARTEVFKEGSVPLHTMRADIDYWVAEAHTTYGVIGVKVWIYRGNIFRV
- the rplV gene encoding 50S ribosomal protein L22, giving the protein MRAEYRNMKSSVQKINLVADVIRGKGVGAARSQLLFLKKALARPLSKVLMSSVANAQNNFGVDPDNLYVKEVFVGKGMSLKRFAARARGRSASIRKHYSNVSILLGVLDGSKG